In Opitutus sp., one genomic interval encodes:
- a CDS encoding redoxin domain-containing protein produces MNSRCLALLITALLPLSTQAAVETWTGPDGLPIQAEFIRRSSDYITFQKSSGARYLLPYSKLSEADRVRIDALTGRNAPAEAPGAVAATGAAAPVTASTPAAAVEPKDDSAAPAASTKAGKVIAPLIGKLVHLKGSSLAPVPQAPLAGIRYVAFYYSAHWCPPCRAFTPQLVSAYKSIKAAHPEFEVIFVSSDQDEDSMKSYMRESLMPWPAVRFDQKDNVRTLQRPGNESGIPNLVFMTADGKELATTYTSSGTYTGPGAVLATIQKHFKK; encoded by the coding sequence ATGAACTCCCGCTGCCTCGCCCTGCTGATCACCGCCCTCCTCCCCCTCTCGACCCAGGCCGCCGTTGAAACATGGACCGGGCCCGACGGGCTGCCCATCCAGGCCGAGTTTATCCGCAGGAGCAGCGATTACATCACGTTTCAAAAATCCTCGGGCGCCCGCTACCTGCTGCCTTACAGTAAACTCTCCGAAGCCGATCGCGTCCGGATCGATGCACTCACCGGCCGCAACGCCCCCGCTGAGGCCCCCGGTGCCGTAGCCGCCACAGGGGCTGCTGCACCCGTGACCGCGTCAACGCCTGCGGCCGCAGTCGAACCCAAGGATGATTCCGCTGCACCAGCCGCATCAACTAAGGCAGGCAAAGTGATCGCACCGCTTATCGGCAAACTCGTTCACCTCAAAGGTTCGTCGCTGGCTCCCGTGCCACAGGCGCCACTAGCCGGCATCCGCTATGTGGCGTTTTATTATTCCGCGCACTGGTGCCCGCCCTGCCGCGCGTTCACGCCCCAACTCGTCTCGGCGTACAAATCGATCAAGGCCGCTCACCCCGAGTTTGAGGTGATTTTTGTCAGCAGCGACCAAGACGAGGACTCGATGAAAAGCTACATGCGCGAAAGCCTCATGCCCTGGCCAGCAGTGCGTTTCGACCAAAAGGACAACGTCCGAACCCTCCAGCGGCCGGGCAATGAAAGCGGCATCCCCAACCTCGTGTTCATGACCGCCGACGGCAAAGAACTCGCCACGACCTACACTTCCAGTGGCACCTACACCGGCCCCGGAGCCGTGCTCGCGACGATACAGAAGCATTTTAAGAAGTGA
- the recQ gene encoding DNA helicase RecQ → MPELLHTLHSSFGYPEFRPLQRDIIETSLAGRDVFALLPTGGGKSLCFQIPALHRTGLTIVVSPLIALMKDQVDQLQAAGVAATFLNSTLSPAEARSRLAGLHRNEWKLLYVAPERLMLDNWQANLKAWNVAAIAIDEAHCVSEWGHDFRPEYRQIAKLRELLPDVPLMALTATATERVRADIIKHLKLRAPAVFVASFNRPNLTYKVTPKEKPADQIIAWVKKREDESGIVYCASRAATERVAEALAAKGYSARPYHAGLPADERARNQELFLRDEVHIMCATIAFGMGINKPNVRWVIHYDLPKNIEGYYQETGRAGRDGLPGDCLLLFSAGDAAKQTHFIDEMTNEQEAQVARNQLRQILRYADGSNCRRSELLAYFGEKFPLDNCGACDNCQEPRDTYDGTIVAQKFLSCVYRINAASRFGVGINHVGEVLTGADTDKIRRWDHDRLTTYGIGKDLSRPAWTAIGRDLLRLGLLAQSQGEFPTLQLTAEGLDALKTRRPITLTKPMEAPKVRKVVRRQGDIECDEILFNRLRDLRKKLADERKVPAYVIFGDATLRQMAREYPQGDDAMAHIFGMGAKKRAEFSELFAREISTFLQDNSRQTFND, encoded by the coding sequence GTGCCCGAACTTCTCCACACTCTCCACTCCAGCTTCGGTTATCCGGAATTCCGGCCGCTCCAGCGTGACATCATCGAAACCTCGCTCGCCGGCCGCGACGTCTTCGCTCTGCTCCCCACCGGCGGTGGCAAATCCCTCTGCTTTCAAATCCCCGCCCTGCACCGCACCGGGCTAACCATCGTCGTCTCCCCGCTCATCGCGCTGATGAAGGATCAGGTCGACCAGCTCCAGGCCGCCGGCGTCGCCGCCACGTTTCTCAACTCCACGCTTTCGCCCGCTGAAGCCCGCTCGCGCCTCGCCGGCCTGCACCGCAACGAATGGAAGCTGCTCTACGTCGCCCCCGAGCGCCTCATGCTCGATAATTGGCAGGCTAACTTAAAGGCCTGGAACGTCGCCGCCATCGCCATCGACGAGGCGCACTGCGTTTCCGAATGGGGCCACGACTTCCGCCCCGAGTACCGCCAGATCGCCAAACTGCGCGAGCTCCTGCCCGACGTGCCGCTGATGGCGCTCACCGCCACAGCCACTGAACGGGTACGCGCCGACATCATTAAACACCTCAAGCTGCGCGCTCCCGCGGTGTTCGTCGCCTCCTTTAACCGGCCCAACCTCACCTACAAGGTCACGCCCAAGGAAAAACCCGCCGATCAAATCATCGCCTGGGTAAAAAAGCGCGAGGACGAGAGCGGCATCGTTTACTGCGCCAGCCGCGCCGCCACCGAGCGCGTGGCCGAAGCCCTCGCCGCCAAAGGTTACAGCGCTCGCCCCTACCACGCCGGCCTGCCCGCCGACGAACGCGCCCGTAATCAGGAGCTGTTTCTGCGCGACGAGGTGCACATCATGTGCGCGACGATCGCCTTCGGCATGGGTATCAACAAACCCAACGTGCGCTGGGTCATCCACTACGACCTGCCCAAAAACATCGAGGGCTACTACCAAGAAACTGGCCGCGCGGGCCGCGACGGTCTGCCGGGCGATTGCCTGCTGTTGTTCTCCGCCGGCGACGCCGCCAAGCAGACCCACTTCATCGACGAGATGACCAACGAGCAGGAGGCGCAAGTTGCCCGCAATCAGCTCCGCCAAATCCTGCGCTACGCCGACGGCTCCAACTGCCGCCGCAGCGAACTGCTCGCCTACTTCGGCGAAAAGTTCCCCCTCGATAACTGCGGTGCCTGCGACAACTGCCAAGAGCCTCGAGACACCTACGACGGCACCATTGTTGCCCAAAAATTCCTCTCCTGCGTTTACCGCATCAACGCCGCCAGCCGCTTCGGCGTGGGCATCAACCACGTAGGCGAAGTGCTCACCGGCGCCGACACCGACAAAATCCGCCGCTGGGACCACGACCGGCTCACCACCTACGGGATTGGCAAAGACCTCTCGCGCCCCGCCTGGACCGCCATCGGCCGCGACCTGCTCCGCCTCGGCCTGCTCGCGCAAAGTCAAGGCGAATTCCCCACCCTCCAGCTCACCGCCGAGGGCCTCGACGCGCTCAAAACCCGCCGCCCCATCACGCTCACCAAGCCCATGGAAGCGCCCAAAGTCCGCAAGGTCGTGCGCCGCCAGGGCGACATTGAGTGCGACGAGATTTTGTTCAACCGCCTGCGCGACCTGCGCAAAAAGCTGGCCGACGAGCGCAAGGTCCCCGCGTACGTTATCTTTGGCGACGCCACGCTGCGCCAGATGGCCCGCGAGTATCCGCAAGGCGACGACGCCATGGCGCACATCTTCGGCATGGGTGCGAAGAAACGCGCCGAGTTCAGCGAGCTGTTCGCCCGCGAGATCTCGACTTTCCTTCAGGATAACTCGCGACAAACTTTTAACGACTGA
- a CDS encoding tyrosine-type recombinase/integrase codes for MASLRRLPGTKFFIGCYTDANGRRCQRSTKCTDRKSALKIVTAWEGVASSRATEAQTRRVLSSLHEQIHGTPLSSATVQSYADQWLARKKVETRAVTHAAYRGALGSFLGHLEAKKDQSIAYVTPATVAAWRDAGASAATPRTANNKLKVLRVFFQAAWCEGLLPDGNPAAKIKILATEESTRRPLTIPEIKRALAAADNQWKGMILAGLYSGQRLKDLAGLTWASVDLVSKQISFATSKTGRRQHIPIATPLLAYLEALPSTDDPKSPIFPGLHPYAIKANGSAALSQQFHDLLAVAGLVTARDANKQSTGVGRKGARAKTEISFHSLRHSATSLLKKAGVSESVAMDLIGHDSAAMSANYTHTDDDARRAAVESLPDITK; via the coding sequence ATGGCATCGCTCCGCAGACTTCCCGGCACCAAGTTTTTCATCGGCTGTTACACCGACGCCAATGGTCGGCGCTGCCAGCGGTCCACCAAGTGCACCGACCGCAAGTCCGCGCTGAAGATCGTCACCGCATGGGAAGGCGTGGCCAGTAGTCGCGCCACTGAGGCCCAGACTCGCCGGGTCTTGTCATCGCTGCATGAGCAAATCCACGGCACCCCACTATCGTCGGCCACCGTCCAATCCTACGCCGACCAATGGCTGGCACGTAAAAAGGTGGAGACTCGCGCGGTCACTCATGCGGCCTACCGGGGAGCGCTAGGCTCATTCCTCGGCCATCTGGAGGCCAAGAAAGATCAGTCCATTGCCTACGTCACCCCGGCCACCGTCGCAGCGTGGAGGGACGCCGGTGCCTCTGCTGCCACCCCCAGGACGGCCAACAACAAGTTGAAGGTGCTGCGCGTATTCTTCCAGGCGGCCTGGTGCGAAGGTCTGCTGCCAGACGGCAACCCCGCCGCGAAGATCAAGATTTTGGCCACCGAGGAATCCACTCGCCGCCCCCTGACGATCCCGGAGATCAAGCGCGCGCTGGCCGCAGCGGATAACCAATGGAAAGGGATGATCCTCGCCGGCCTTTATTCCGGCCAGCGGTTAAAAGACTTGGCTGGCCTTACATGGGCGAGCGTGGACCTGGTGAGTAAACAGATCAGCTTCGCCACCTCGAAGACGGGGAGGCGGCAACACATCCCGATTGCCACCCCGCTGCTCGCCTACCTGGAGGCACTACCATCTACCGACGATCCCAAGTCGCCCATCTTTCCCGGCCTGCATCCCTACGCCATCAAGGCCAACGGGAGCGCGGCCCTGTCTCAGCAATTCCACGACCTGCTGGCCGTCGCTGGTCTGGTCACTGCCAGGGACGCCAACAAGCAATCCACCGGCGTCGGCCGCAAAGGTGCCCGCGCCAAAACCGAGATCAGTTTCCACTCGTTGCGCCACTCCGCCACCTCGCTGCTGAAAAAAGCAGGCGTGAGCGAGTCGGTTGCCATGGACCTTATCGGTCACGACTCCGCCGCCATGAGCGCCAACTATACCCACACCGACGACGACGCTCGGCGCGCTGCCGTAGAATCGCTGCCAGACATCACAAAATAA
- a CDS encoding DUF3987 domain-containing protein, with protein MSKLTNSPHGINPIIGILDTVSPSSVLPSTFVYPKPIEAIDLTFGRPENFPLNALPAVLRTVTKSMSSTYQVPACLPAMSALAVLSGAIGKSTTLVGGHKDKTTHFNIYVFASSERGSGKGSVAERLARPIVEANELLRLKHDGALALSRSRLGILKKEITKLETVCCSKTGLERDQAENELEHKHRQLLEAERETLNGERTTLLVQNSTSEGLAAALAASDETLFSYSAEAGASLRVCLGKYTSGSGDFDLLLNAYSVEFVRLDRAGRPPVDLKAPCLSLLWLAQGCVVRELCASPEAIERGLTARCLVFETGAERQLDDRLSLRAETEEWDNLLRQVLARRLDGQIEMIQADDDAREVFAKFHDESVVLGRTQFQDLDGELSRWRENAIKVAGLFAVLEGASTVGSDIATSACALIRWCAHSYLSILSAGRSQAKAKELARLLEIVAEHGGAVALGELGRHHGIDRKQVEATLAACPGRLELVKLAPTGAGRPREILRHPSNKSDKSDLLPDGANKSDKSDLSAAPC; from the coding sequence ATGTCAAAACTGACTAATTCACCCCATGGAATCAATCCCATTATTGGTATTCTGGATACGGTTTCACCGTCATCTGTTCTGCCTTCTACCTTTGTTTATCCTAAGCCGATTGAGGCCATCGACCTCACCTTTGGCCGGCCGGAAAACTTCCCCTTAAATGCCCTGCCGGCGGTCCTGCGCACCGTCACCAAGTCCATGAGCTCCACCTACCAGGTCCCGGCCTGCCTGCCCGCCATGAGCGCGCTGGCGGTCCTGAGTGGTGCCATCGGTAAAAGCACCACCCTGGTCGGCGGCCACAAGGACAAGACCACGCACTTCAACATCTATGTCTTTGCCTCCAGCGAGCGCGGGAGCGGCAAGGGTAGCGTGGCTGAGCGGTTGGCTCGGCCCATCGTCGAAGCCAACGAGCTGTTGCGCCTAAAGCACGACGGCGCACTGGCGCTCTCCCGTAGCCGGTTGGGTATTCTCAAGAAAGAGATCACCAAGCTGGAGACGGTCTGCTGTTCTAAAACTGGGCTGGAGCGCGACCAAGCCGAGAACGAGCTGGAGCACAAACACCGCCAGCTACTCGAGGCCGAGCGTGAGACTCTCAACGGGGAGCGCACCACTCTGTTGGTCCAAAACTCAACGAGCGAGGGATTGGCCGCCGCCCTCGCTGCATCCGACGAGACGCTGTTCTCGTACTCGGCTGAGGCCGGCGCATCGCTGCGCGTCTGCCTGGGTAAATATACAAGCGGTTCGGGAGACTTCGACCTGCTGTTGAACGCGTACAGCGTGGAGTTTGTCCGCCTCGACCGCGCTGGCCGCCCGCCAGTTGATTTAAAGGCGCCATGCCTGTCGCTGCTATGGTTGGCCCAGGGTTGCGTCGTGCGTGAGCTCTGCGCCTCACCTGAGGCAATCGAGCGCGGCCTGACTGCGCGCTGTCTGGTGTTTGAAACTGGAGCCGAGCGCCAACTCGACGACCGGCTGAGCCTGCGCGCTGAAACCGAGGAATGGGACAACCTACTGCGCCAGGTACTCGCCCGCCGCCTCGACGGCCAAATCGAGATGATCCAAGCCGACGACGACGCCCGCGAGGTGTTCGCCAAGTTTCACGACGAGAGCGTGGTGCTCGGCCGCACCCAATTCCAAGACCTCGACGGTGAGCTGAGCCGCTGGCGGGAAAATGCAATCAAGGTGGCTGGACTGTTCGCCGTACTCGAAGGTGCCTCCACCGTTGGTTCCGACATCGCCACCAGTGCCTGCGCGTTGATCCGCTGGTGTGCCCACAGCTATCTGTCGATCCTGAGCGCCGGCCGGTCGCAGGCCAAAGCTAAGGAATTGGCCCGCCTGCTGGAGATCGTCGCAGAGCACGGTGGTGCGGTTGCGTTGGGTGAACTCGGCAGGCACCACGGTATCGACCGCAAGCAGGTGGAGGCAACGCTGGCCGCCTGCCCTGGTCGGCTGGAGCTGGTAAAGTTGGCGCCAACTGGTGCCGGCCGCCCCCGCGAAATCCTGCGGCACCCCAGCAATAAATCTGATAAATCCGACTTATTACCCGATGGAGCGAATAAGTCAGATAAATCAGATTTATCGGCGGCCCCCTGCTGA
- a CDS encoding LysR family transcriptional regulator, whose amino-acid sequence MTILLDSRKLLAFTTLARVGSFTLAAHELNLTQSAISHAIKALEDDLSCRLFDRLGRRVTLTAPGKHLLDHAHKIIAEMQRARTELATWSK is encoded by the coding sequence ATGACGATCCTTCTAGATAGCCGTAAGCTGCTCGCGTTTACCACCCTAGCCCGCGTGGGCAGCTTCACTTTGGCTGCGCACGAGTTGAACCTCACGCAGTCGGCGATCAGCCACGCGATCAAGGCTTTGGAGGATGATTTATCGTGTCGGCTGTTCGATCGGCTGGGGCGGCGGGTGACGTTAACCGCGCCCGGCAAACACCTGCTCGATCATGCGCACAAAATCATAGCCGAGATGCAACGCGCCCGCACCGAGCTGGCCACGTGGAGTAAATAA
- the hrpA gene encoding ATP-dependent RNA helicase HrpA, whose amino-acid sequence MARSDDRSPPAFRIDFPPELPISSRASEIVDLIAAHQVIILAGETGSGKTTQIPKMCLAAGRGVRGVIACTQPRRVAALSVSRRVAEELNVPWGGPVGCKIRFDDRTTRDTVIKFMTDGMLLAEVQNDPMLRAYDTVILDEAHERSLNIDFLLGHLRNLRHQRPELKIIVTSATIDTEAFSKAFDGAPIVQVSGRTYPVEVIYAPLDSLGSDAAEGDERSSRSEALHYIDGAAEAVERILRDSASGDILVFLPAERDIRETTELLEGRRLPNTEIVPLFGRLSNSEQQRVFASSQRRKLILATNIAETSLTIPGIRYVVDTGLARISRYSPQARTRRLPIEAVAQSSADQRKGRAGRVADGVCIRLYSEADFNERPRFTQPEIQRANLADVILRMKAFGLGDIERFPFINMPAAKSIRAGYALLEEIGALDSNATEAARQLTPVGRELARLPVDPTVGRMILQARTEKAVREVLVIASGLSIQDPRERPMEAREKADLAHRRFNHPDSDYLALLNIWDAYHEQFDRLSQARLRRFCKDHFLSYTRMREWRDVHSQLLDVMEQRKDFQFTSIFDGIPADKINADKTAFASPGYRAIHRSILAGLLGNIATRDDDNGGYKATHDRRVALFPGSVLFVRDEKKSHSKRGEDPRQKNDSKNNKSPRWIMSAEIMETTRLFARTSARMDPLWALDLGSHVVKVAHSEPFWNQDAGRVMVKQRTRLYGLELESRAVSYGKVNPVHATEIFIREALVNDQVTWPLDFIAHNRGVREEVENLLTRTRDSGYLNLDEGIYRFYAARLIPESGKGAGSGTGVPPVGSTASPDMGGDAHATSDTQTHGRGRPCHAGADRRGTGVPPVGSTDRNHGRDAHATLEAASNPPFAGVSSVAELVDLVRERKGAEPRFLMFAPDDLRDPEELQADTEAYPEAMPLQQAALPLNYAYKPGQTDDGVTLDVPVRVAADLTPAALDWAVPGHLAAKVEHYLRALPKELRRDFVPLGDAARQLAKTAAQHTRLTAQRHTLPEALAILIGERLKLKINASVFAEERPLPDHLRVRVRVVDDEGHEICASRELPEIALAIAAHQREASASVSREDPDAWRRARAKHELGEQTEWKFGDVPERVHVCDQSGVEVYAFPGLKNGPGGGVALRLFKTPEEAAVATAPALGRLMEWQLAHPLACLHKDLKQLRELGALLATLGTTETLREHAYEALRHWACAASRVKTLTAAAFAAAVMKTKADLLGLVPRLVDLLREILTLRQALLVHAHPYRGQGPELTALVPADFLRVTPYPQLAHFPRYLKAMKLRADRWKQAQVKDTERAKQLAPFLGVAALRWQVEELRVSLFAQELGTAEPVSVQKLERTLAELKQSQSAKAGVTSAKLGSAVPKLGAASAPAPVVEPVKPRESTPLPVTTTKPKAPLKSFGSLDALFRK is encoded by the coding sequence GTGGCCCGCTCCGACGACCGTTCTCCGCCTGCTTTCCGCATCGATTTCCCTCCCGAACTGCCCATCAGTTCGCGTGCCTCCGAGATCGTGGACCTGATCGCGGCCCACCAGGTCATCATCCTCGCCGGCGAAACCGGTTCGGGCAAAACCACCCAGATCCCCAAAATGTGTCTCGCCGCCGGTCGGGGCGTGCGCGGGGTCATCGCCTGCACCCAGCCGCGCCGCGTCGCCGCCTTGTCCGTTTCCCGCCGCGTCGCCGAGGAGCTCAACGTCCCCTGGGGCGGCCCGGTCGGCTGCAAGATCCGCTTCGATGACCGCACCACCCGCGACACCGTCATCAAGTTCATGACCGATGGCATGCTGCTCGCCGAGGTGCAGAACGACCCGATGCTGCGCGCCTACGACACCGTCATCCTCGACGAGGCCCACGAGCGCTCTCTCAACATCGACTTCCTCCTCGGCCACCTTCGCAACCTCCGCCATCAGCGCCCCGAGCTTAAAATCATCGTCACCTCGGCGACCATCGACACCGAAGCGTTTTCCAAGGCGTTCGACGGCGCGCCCATCGTCCAAGTCTCCGGCCGCACCTACCCGGTCGAGGTCATCTACGCCCCGCTCGATTCCCTCGGCAGCGACGCGGCCGAGGGTGACGAACGTTCCTCGCGCTCCGAGGCGCTGCACTACATCGACGGCGCGGCCGAGGCCGTCGAGCGCATCTTGCGCGACAGCGCCTCGGGCGACATTTTGGTTTTCCTCCCGGCCGAGCGCGACATCCGCGAAACCACCGAGCTGCTCGAAGGTCGCCGTTTGCCGAATACCGAAATTGTCCCGCTCTTCGGCCGGCTCTCCAACTCCGAGCAGCAGCGCGTGTTCGCCTCATCGCAGCGGCGCAAACTGATCCTCGCGACCAACATCGCGGAAACCTCCCTCACCATCCCCGGCATCCGCTACGTCGTGGACACCGGCCTGGCGCGCATCAGCCGCTACTCGCCGCAGGCCCGCACCCGCCGCCTGCCGATCGAGGCGGTCGCCCAGTCCAGCGCCGACCAGCGCAAGGGCCGCGCCGGCCGCGTCGCCGACGGCGTCTGCATCCGCCTGTATTCGGAAGCCGATTTTAACGAGCGCCCGCGCTTCACCCAGCCCGAGATCCAGCGCGCCAACCTGGCCGACGTGATCTTGCGCATGAAGGCCTTCGGCTTGGGCGACATCGAGCGATTCCCTTTCATCAACATGCCGGCGGCCAAGTCCATTCGCGCCGGCTATGCGCTGCTGGAGGAAATCGGCGCGCTCGATTCCAACGCCACCGAAGCCGCGCGCCAACTCACGCCCGTGGGACGTGAACTGGCCCGCCTGCCGGTGGACCCAACCGTGGGCCGCATGATTTTGCAGGCCCGTACCGAGAAGGCGGTGCGCGAAGTCTTGGTGATTGCCTCGGGCTTGAGCATTCAGGATCCGCGCGAGCGCCCGATGGAGGCGCGCGAAAAAGCCGACTTGGCCCACCGTCGCTTTAACCACCCGGACTCCGATTACCTGGCGTTGCTCAACATCTGGGACGCCTACCACGAGCAGTTCGACCGCCTGTCCCAGGCCCGCCTGCGCCGCTTCTGCAAAGACCACTTTTTGAGTTACACGCGCATGCGCGAGTGGCGCGACGTGCATTCGCAACTGCTCGACGTGATGGAGCAGCGGAAGGATTTTCAATTCACCTCGATTTTCGATGGCATCCCGGCGGACAAAATCAACGCGGACAAAACCGCCTTCGCCTCGCCCGGCTACCGCGCCATTCACCGCAGCATCCTCGCCGGTTTGTTGGGCAACATCGCGACCCGCGACGACGACAACGGTGGCTACAAGGCGACTCACGACCGCCGCGTCGCGCTGTTTCCCGGCTCAGTCTTGTTCGTGCGCGACGAGAAGAAATCGCACTCCAAGCGGGGTGAAGACCCGCGTCAAAAAAACGATTCAAAAAACAACAAGAGTCCGCGGTGGATCATGTCGGCGGAGATCATGGAAACCACGAGGCTGTTTGCCCGCACCTCCGCGCGGATGGATCCGCTTTGGGCGCTCGATCTAGGCTCGCACGTGGTGAAGGTTGCCCACAGCGAGCCGTTCTGGAATCAGGACGCCGGCCGCGTGATGGTTAAACAACGCACCCGCCTCTACGGGCTGGAGCTGGAATCGCGCGCCGTCAGTTACGGCAAGGTGAACCCGGTGCACGCCACGGAGATATTTATCCGCGAGGCGCTAGTTAACGACCAGGTGACGTGGCCGCTGGATTTTATCGCCCACAACCGGGGCGTGCGCGAAGAGGTCGAAAACCTGCTCACCCGCACCCGCGACAGCGGCTACCTTAACCTCGACGAGGGGATTTACCGGTTCTACGCCGCTCGGCTGATTCCTGAAAGCGGCAAAGGTGCCGGAAGTGGCACGGGCGTCCCGCCCGTGGGATCGACGGCGAGCCCCGACATGGGCGGGGACGCCCATGCCACGTCAGACACGCAAACCCATGGGCGGGGACGCCCATGCCACGCCGGAGCGGATCGACGTGGCACGGGCGTCCCGCCCGTGGGATCGACTGATCGCAATCATGGGCGGGACGCCCATGCCACTTTGGAGGCTGCTTCCAATCCCCCGTTTGCGGGCGTCTCCTCCGTCGCCGAGTTGGTCGACCTCGTCCGCGAGCGCAAAGGCGCCGAGCCGCGTTTCCTCATGTTTGCGCCCGACGACCTGCGCGACCCCGAAGAACTGCAGGCCGACACCGAGGCCTACCCCGAGGCAATGCCGCTCCAGCAAGCCGCGCTGCCGCTGAACTACGCCTACAAACCCGGCCAGACCGACGACGGCGTTACCCTCGATGTGCCGGTGCGCGTCGCCGCCGATCTCACGCCCGCCGCGCTCGACTGGGCGGTGCCCGGCCACCTCGCGGCCAAGGTGGAACATTACCTACGCGCGCTGCCCAAGGAGCTGCGCCGCGACTTTGTGCCGCTCGGTGACGCCGCGCGGCAGTTGGCCAAAACCGCCGCCCAACACACGCGCCTCACCGCCCAGCGCCACACCTTGCCCGAGGCGCTCGCGATTTTGATCGGCGAACGGCTCAAGTTGAAGATCAACGCCAGCGTGTTTGCCGAAGAGCGCCCGCTGCCCGACCACCTGCGCGTACGCGTGCGGGTCGTCGATGACGAAGGCCACGAAATCTGCGCCAGCCGCGAGTTGCCGGAGATCGCCCTCGCCATCGCCGCGCACCAGCGCGAGGCCAGCGCGAGTGTTTCGCGAGAAGACCCCGACGCCTGGCGCCGCGCCCGCGCCAAACACGAACTGGGCGAGCAGACGGAGTGGAAGTTTGGCGACGTGCCCGAGCGCGTCCACGTGTGTGACCAATCCGGCGTGGAGGTGTATGCGTTTCCTGGACTCAAAAACGGTCCGGGCGGCGGTGTGGCGCTGCGACTATTTAAAACCCCTGAAGAGGCGGCTGTGGCGACTGCCCCGGCGCTGGGACGGCTCATGGAGTGGCAACTCGCGCACCCGCTGGCCTGCCTGCACAAAGATTTGAAACAACTGCGCGAGCTGGGCGCGCTGCTCGCGACCCTCGGCACCACCGAGACGTTGCGCGAACACGCCTACGAGGCGCTCCGGCACTGGGCCTGCGCCGCTTCGCGCGTTAAAACCCTCACCGCCGCCGCCTTCGCCGCCGCGGTCATGAAGACCAAAGCCGACCTGCTCGGGTTGGTGCCGCGCCTGGTCGATTTGCTCCGGGAAATCCTCACGCTGCGCCAGGCGCTGTTGGTGCATGCGCATCCTTATCGCGGGCAAGGCCCCGAGCTGACCGCGCTGGTGCCAGCGGACTTTTTGCGGGTGACGCCTTACCCGCAACTGGCGCATTTCCCGCGTTATCTAAAGGCGATGAAGCTGCGCGCCGACCGCTGGAAACAGGCCCAGGTCAAAGACACCGAGCGGGCCAAACAACTCGCGCCCTTCCTCGGAGTGGCGGCGCTGCGCTGGCAGGTGGAGGAGTTGCGGGTGAGTTTGTTTGCCCAGGAGTTGGGCACGGCCGAACCGGTCTCGGTGCAAAAACTCGAACGCACCCTCGCCGAACTCAAGCAGAGCCAGTCGGCGAAGGCGGGAGTGACAAGCGCCAAGCTCGGATCTGCCGTGCCCAAGCTCGGTGCGGCGTCCGCTCCCGCGCCGGTTGTCGAACCGGTTAAACCGCGTGAATCTACCCCGTTGCCGGTGACGACGACCAAGCCCAAAGCCCCGCTCAAGAGCTTTGGTTCGCTCGATGCGCTGTTTCGTAAATAA